A single genomic interval of Spirosoma linguale DSM 74 harbors:
- a CDS encoding glycosyl transferase family 39 (PFAM: glycosyl transferase family 39~KEGG: afw:Anae109_0521 glycosyl transferase family protein) encodes MEALTTANRLTIGSTANWWPLVLCAGLVFTLVSHLGFMPLDTGDEARRALVSLEMMLSGDYITPTLHGERYFNKPPLFNWLIIASYRLFGNYSSFALRFPMLVSLLLLGLALFWFVRKEINPIVGGAAALMMLTNGRVLLYDSMLGLIEITFALVTYTAIVLVYRYDKKRSYWWLYLTTYALTAAAFLLKGLPPVAFQGLTLLGWFVYTRRTRLLFHPAHFAGIAVFLLITGAYYWTYFSRNAIPLQEVAGVLFTESAKRTGLYFGWGATLLHLITFPFELTYHFAPFTLLLVLLIRRGIGKILASHPFVAFNAVSFSSTVVIYWLSPQVYGRYLIGLMPMLFTVLAYLYYEHSSPASRGRWWVERIWLVTTIVLAVGCWAVMIHPTTRVLPGAFAKTATLFVLLSGLAWLMLRDARNRLGLTIAVLIVVRMGFNWFALPGRAVKREFYRDTAVKAARLTLGHPLYGYKTTVGDGPATDVSSFHITLTRGDILRKTSKKIPGAYYIADSASLAHESARTVAQLVLFDRHPASIVVFE; translated from the coding sequence ATGGAAGCTCTCACAACTGCCAATCGGCTTACTATTGGGTCAACAGCCAACTGGTGGCCTTTAGTCCTGTGTGCAGGCCTGGTGTTCACGCTGGTGTCTCACCTCGGATTTATGCCGCTTGATACGGGCGATGAGGCTCGCCGGGCGCTGGTATCGCTGGAGATGATGCTGTCCGGCGATTACATAACGCCTACGCTGCATGGCGAACGGTACTTCAACAAACCACCCCTGTTCAACTGGCTTATTATTGCCTCTTACCGGCTGTTTGGCAATTATTCGTCTTTTGCCCTGCGGTTTCCCATGCTGGTTTCGCTGCTGCTGCTGGGGCTGGCATTATTCTGGTTTGTGCGGAAAGAAATAAACCCGATAGTCGGTGGGGCGGCTGCCCTGATGATGCTTACCAACGGGCGGGTGCTGCTGTACGATTCGATGCTGGGGCTAATTGAGATTACCTTCGCACTGGTTACCTATACGGCCATTGTGCTGGTCTATCGCTACGATAAGAAACGGTCGTACTGGTGGCTTTATCTCACAACGTACGCTCTTACGGCTGCCGCTTTTTTATTAAAAGGACTTCCCCCGGTAGCTTTTCAGGGGCTAACCCTGCTGGGCTGGTTTGTGTATACCCGGCGGACTCGTTTGCTTTTCCATCCGGCTCACTTTGCCGGTATAGCGGTATTCTTACTCATTACGGGCGCTTACTACTGGACGTATTTCAGCCGAAATGCCATCCCGCTTCAGGAGGTAGCGGGGGTCTTGTTTACCGAGAGTGCCAAGCGTACCGGACTGTACTTTGGCTGGGGCGCAACCCTGCTTCACCTGATTACCTTTCCGTTTGAGCTTACCTACCACTTTGCTCCGTTTACGCTGCTGCTGGTCTTGCTGATACGTCGCGGAATCGGAAAAATCCTGGCAAGCCATCCGTTTGTTGCCTTCAATGCAGTATCGTTCAGTTCTACGGTCGTCATTTACTGGCTCTCGCCCCAGGTATACGGGCGTTACCTGATCGGGCTGATGCCCATGCTGTTTACCGTACTGGCGTATCTCTATTATGAACACAGCAGCCCGGCCAGCCGTGGGCGGTGGTGGGTGGAGCGGATCTGGCTGGTCACAACGATTGTGTTGGCCGTAGGTTGCTGGGCTGTTATGATCCACCCCACAACCCGCGTGCTGCCCGGTGCATTCGCCAAAACGGCTACTCTTTTTGTTCTGCTGTCGGGTCTGGCCTGGCTTATGCTCAGGGATGCCCGCAATCGGCTCGGTCTGACGATTGCGGTACTGATTGTGGTTCGGATGGGATTCAACTGGTTTGCGCTGCCGGGTAGAGCTGTCAAACGCGAGTTTTACAGAGATACGGCTGTTAAAGCAGCCCGCCTGACATTGGGGCATCCGCTGTATGGCTACAAAACAACCGTAGGGGACGGCCCGGCAACGGATGTCAGCTCGTTTCATATCACCCTTACACGGGGCGACATCTTACGAAAAACCAGCAAAAAAATACCGGGTGCTTATTATATCGCCGACTCAGCCAGTCTGGCGCATGAATCCGCCAGGACCGTTGCCCAACTTGTTCTGTTTGATCGGCACCCGGCGTCCATTGTCGTATTTGAGTAA
- a CDS encoding NAD-dependent epimerase/dehydratase (PFAM: NAD-dependent epimerase/dehydratase; 3-beta hydroxysteroid dehydrogenase/isomerase; Male sterility domain; KR domain protein; polysaccharide biosynthesis protein CapD; dTDP-4-dehydrorhamnose reductase; short- chain dehydrogenase/reductase SDR~KEGG: geo:Geob_2923 NAD-dependent epimerase/dehydratase) produces the protein MTILITGGAGFIGHTLTRHLLAMGHTVLLLDNFNSSYDPAIKWQHIQSIRHLSGWSLYQGDIRDAVLLHQIFSAYRVDGVIHLAGLAGVRPSLQNPSAYMDHNVNGTAVLLEAMRVFNIKRFVFASSSSVYGSRSGGVFLETDCAENSVSPYAFSKRAAERLCQQHHQLHGLHVFCLRLFTVYGPQQRPDMGISRFIQQLNNRQPITLFGNGLSRRDYTYVDDIVAGISQSIERVKGCEIINLGSAHPVTLLELIGMLEQLIKRRVPINWLADQPGDVPYTHASIEKARRLLDYQPATDLKDGLRNMVNQYQRTQAYAQPIE, from the coding sequence ATGACGATTCTGATAACGGGCGGAGCAGGCTTTATCGGTCATACACTAACCCGTCATTTGCTGGCAATGGGGCATACGGTGCTCCTGCTCGATAATTTCAACAGTAGTTACGACCCCGCCATTAAGTGGCAGCATATACAATCTATTCGGCATTTATCAGGCTGGTCATTGTACCAGGGAGATATCCGCGACGCGGTATTGCTGCACCAGATTTTTAGTGCCTACCGGGTCGATGGCGTTATTCATCTGGCCGGTCTGGCGGGTGTTCGGCCATCGTTACAGAACCCGTCTGCCTATATGGATCATAACGTGAACGGGACGGCTGTTTTGCTGGAAGCCATGCGGGTGTTCAATATCAAGCGATTTGTGTTTGCCTCGTCATCGTCCGTATACGGCAGCCGGTCCGGGGGCGTGTTTTTGGAAACAGACTGTGCCGAAAATTCGGTATCACCTTACGCCTTCTCGAAACGGGCGGCCGAACGGCTGTGCCAGCAGCATCACCAATTGCACGGGCTACACGTATTCTGTTTGCGCCTGTTTACCGTTTATGGCCCGCAACAGCGCCCGGATATGGGCATCTCCCGGTTCATTCAGCAACTGAATAACCGTCAGCCGATAACGCTTTTTGGCAATGGGTTAAGTCGTCGCGATTATACGTATGTCGATGATATTGTGGCTGGTATAAGCCAGTCAATCGAGCGGGTAAAGGGCTGCGAGATCATTAATTTGGGGAGTGCCCACCCGGTTACGCTGCTGGAATTAATTGGCATGCTCGAACAGCTCATCAAACGGCGTGTACCAATCAACTGGCTGGCCGACCAGCCCGGCGATGTGCCGTATACGCACGCATCCATCGAAAAAGCCCGACGGTTACTGGACTATCAGCCAGCTACCGACTTAAAAGATGGCTTACGCAACATGGTCAATCAATATCAACGAACGCAGGCTTACGCTCAGCCCATCGAGTAA
- a CDS encoding glycosyl transferase family 2 (PFAM: glycosyl transferase family 2~KEGG: nis:NIS_1112 glycosyl transferase), which produces MLMENRPYVSIVVCVYNESGNNQPLLDQLHRALQSLDYEIIYVNDGSTDATLAELLAGRNERLTILDLQKNYGQSAALSAGIDAARGRFIVTMDGDQQNDPLDIIPMLRIADEQDVDLVMGRRHNRQDASWSRVWPSRLANGLIRRTLDLPIDDNGCALKVFRADCVKRIGLYGELHRFIAALAHLDGARIVQVPVRHHPRRIGQSKYGLGRTGRVLSDLFLLLFFKRYLNRPMHLFGGLGMLLLFGGFFLSMRFLWTSDAAVTGLDRFAVGAIWLLAGLQFLAFGVSLDLQMRTYYESQGKKSYIIRRTYTYHTRVPEPVRQHTYYQTEFVE; this is translated from the coding sequence ATGCTTATGGAAAATCGACCGTATGTATCTATCGTGGTTTGTGTTTACAACGAATCAGGAAATAACCAGCCCTTACTTGATCAGCTCCATCGGGCGTTGCAATCGCTGGACTACGAGATTATTTACGTCAACGATGGCTCAACAGACGCAACGCTGGCTGAGTTGCTGGCTGGCCGAAACGAGAGGCTGACGATTCTGGACTTACAAAAAAACTACGGACAGAGTGCGGCTTTGTCGGCGGGTATCGATGCCGCCAGGGGTAGGTTTATTGTCACGATGGACGGCGATCAGCAAAACGATCCGCTGGATATTATTCCCATGCTTCGGATTGCCGACGAACAGGACGTCGATCTGGTGATGGGGCGCCGACATAATCGCCAGGACGCGAGCTGGTCGCGGGTATGGCCCAGCCGACTGGCCAATGGCCTTATCCGTCGAACGCTCGACCTGCCCATTGATGATAATGGCTGTGCGCTTAAAGTGTTCCGGGCCGACTGCGTAAAACGAATTGGCTTATATGGCGAGCTGCACCGGTTCATTGCAGCACTGGCCCACCTCGATGGCGCCCGGATTGTACAGGTCCCCGTTCGGCACCACCCCCGCCGGATCGGTCAGTCGAAATATGGGCTGGGGCGAACGGGGCGGGTTTTAAGCGACTTGTTTCTGCTGCTGTTCTTTAAACGATACCTGAACCGACCTATGCACCTGTTTGGCGGGCTGGGTATGCTGTTGCTGTTTGGTGGCTTTTTTCTGTCCATGCGCTTTTTATGGACGTCTGATGCCGCTGTTACGGGCCTCGATCGCTTTGCCGTAGGCGCTATCTGGCTGCTGGCCGGGCTCCAGTTTCTGGCGTTTGGTGTTAGCCTGGATCTGCAAATGCGTACCTATTACGAGTCTCAGGGCAAAAAGAGCTATATTATCCGGCGTACCTATACGTATCATACGAGGGTGCCGGAACCCGTGCGGCAACATACGTATTACCAGACAGAGTTTGTTGAATAA
- a CDS encoding PHP domain protein (PFAM: PHP domain protein~KEGG: sun:SUN_1558 capsular polysaccharide biosynthesis protein), producing MNFWKQLKTRLTQNLANDPKAVEEACFWRVDMHSHLLPNVDDGVSSPEETLACLQQMAAWGIQRVITTPHVSRDWYPNSSDMLRAGQLELQELADSHGLALQIDVAAEYMLDEFFPDLLDKNDLMTFGKERYVLIETGWAAAPQQLEDVLFRLQTKGYMPVLAHPERYTYYHADEAALARLHEIGCLFQLNWLSLTGRYGRKVRTQAQRILHNNWVDFIGSDLHRAEDLDALASLFTLPEYELLRSQPLRNESLR from the coding sequence ATGAATTTTTGGAAACAGTTAAAAACACGGCTCACACAGAATCTGGCAAACGATCCGAAAGCAGTGGAGGAGGCCTGTTTCTGGCGCGTTGATATGCACTCGCATTTACTCCCCAATGTCGACGATGGTGTTAGTAGTCCAGAAGAGACCCTGGCTTGCCTGCAGCAGATGGCCGCCTGGGGTATTCAACGGGTCATTACCACACCGCACGTTAGCCGCGACTGGTACCCCAACTCGTCCGATATGTTACGGGCGGGCCAGTTGGAATTGCAGGAACTAGCCGATTCGCATGGGCTGGCTTTGCAAATTGACGTTGCTGCGGAGTATATGCTCGACGAATTTTTTCCGGACCTACTCGATAAAAACGACCTGATGACGTTTGGGAAGGAACGTTATGTGCTTATAGAAACCGGATGGGCAGCCGCTCCACAGCAGCTCGAAGATGTATTATTCCGCCTTCAAACCAAAGGTTACATGCCCGTTCTGGCTCATCCTGAACGCTATACTTACTACCATGCAGACGAAGCTGCGCTGGCCCGACTCCATGAAATTGGCTGTCTGTTTCAGCTTAACTGGCTTTCGCTGACGGGTCGGTACGGCCGAAAAGTTCGTACTCAGGCACAGCGCATACTGCATAATAACTGGGTCGATTTTATTGGCAGTGATCTCCATCGGGCAGAAGACCTGGATGCGCTTGCCTCGTTATTTACCCTGCCCGAGTATGAGCTACTCCGCTCCCAGCCCCTGCGGAATGAGTCGTTGCGTTAA
- a CDS encoding histidine kinase (PFAM: ATP-binding region ATPase domain protein~SMART: ATP-binding region ATPase domain protein~KEGG: mrd:Mrad2831_5226 response regulator receiver sensor signal transduction histidine kinase): MPPINNLQLMIFPNNPNLTGLELFRFRSLLIITWFVLLLTIFSFFVNLYVQDYRSAISNSIVFTFCLIPVLWLTYRLRLQLASCYLIAVSYTSSLLAFWLDITLNKKDMHPELMLILMAIGTIILFEMKQSIVIVVLLGVTFQAYRIIIMKFLDQPFEVGQLLNGFSVFSCLIYFNYFTQKLIRSAEEALVKKNEQLTKSIDIKDKLFGIIGHDLRSPIASLKTQLMGIHDGYITPLDFQQRTGRLMQMVDGVYLALDNLLHWSMLQRDQLLARPTTLDLTQLIESVLYLYTAELKEKNLALTTCLQPARVVADELQLQIVLRNLLHNAIKFTPAGGSIHVSTGQHDHTGWLRITDSGVGMPISRPASLPGQVIPSRGTAGEKGTGLGLELCREFMRLNQGELLIDSQMGKGTNVTIRLNNFANATDKQLFY, translated from the coding sequence ATGCCACCAATCAACAACTTACAATTAATGATATTTCCGAACAACCCAAACCTGACAGGGCTTGAGTTATTTCGGTTCAGATCGCTGCTCATCATCACCTGGTTTGTACTACTCTTAACCATTTTCTCTTTTTTCGTAAACCTCTATGTCCAGGATTACCGCTCGGCTATATCTAACTCAATCGTCTTCACGTTCTGTCTGATACCCGTACTTTGGCTGACCTACCGGTTAAGGCTACAACTGGCCTCCTGTTACCTCATTGCCGTAAGTTATACAAGTTCGCTGCTGGCTTTTTGGCTGGATATCACTCTGAACAAAAAAGACATGCATCCGGAACTCATGCTGATACTGATGGCTATCGGTACAATCATCTTATTTGAGATGAAGCAGTCGATAGTGATTGTGGTACTTTTGGGTGTTACCTTCCAGGCGTATCGAATCATCATCATGAAGTTCCTCGACCAGCCTTTTGAAGTAGGACAACTTCTCAATGGATTTTCGGTTTTCAGTTGCCTCATCTACTTCAATTACTTTACCCAAAAACTGATTAGATCAGCCGAAGAAGCGCTCGTCAAGAAAAACGAACAGCTTACAAAAAGCATTGACATTAAAGATAAGCTGTTCGGCATCATTGGCCACGACCTGCGCAGCCCCATCGCCAGCCTCAAAACCCAACTCATGGGCATACACGATGGCTACATCACACCGCTCGACTTCCAGCAACGTACCGGTCGGCTCATGCAGATGGTCGATGGCGTCTACCTGGCCCTGGACAACCTGCTCCACTGGTCCATGCTCCAGCGTGACCAACTCCTGGCCCGACCCACTACCCTCGACCTGACCCAACTCATCGAATCGGTCCTCTACCTCTACACCGCTGAACTGAAAGAAAAAAACCTCGCCCTTACCACCTGCTTGCAGCCTGCCCGGGTGGTAGCCGATGAGCTCCAACTCCAGATTGTGCTGCGCAACCTGCTCCACAACGCCATTAAGTTCACCCCGGCGGGCGGCTCCATTCACGTCAGCACCGGCCAGCATGACCACACCGGCTGGCTGCGCATCACCGACTCGGGGGTGGGTATGCCCATCAGCCGACCGGCCTCGTTGCCGGGGCAGGTCATTCCCAGCCGGGGCACGGCGGGCGAGAAAGGGACGGGGCTGGGCCTGGAGCTATGCCGGGAGTTCATGCGGCTCAACCAGGGTGAGCTGCTCATCGACAGTCAGATGGGAAAAGGAACGAATGTAACGATCAGACTTAATAACTTTGCTAACGCAACCGATAAGCAACTTTTTTATTGA
- a CDS encoding histidine kinase (PFAM: ATP-binding region ATPase domain protein~SMART: ATP-binding region ATPase domain protein~KEGG: abb:ABBFA_000555 virulence sensor protein BvgS precursor), with the protein MTLLNIAWLLIAVMILVAIANAYFHKYDRVFSNAFNIIFSYLPTLWLAYKHKINRAAWYCVGSLYITILLAFFLRLATGHETDLDLHITGLCIMSLILLDGKASLLMALLTAFTYFLCRVLLIYYILTPFEIGHFVDGTTVFSLIIYFGYIVRRTALKMQREISEQNYMLINANSLKDKLFGIIGHDLLHNAIKFTPAGGSIHVSTGQHDHTGWLRITDSGVGMPISRPASLSGQVIPSRGTAGEKGTGLGLELCREFMRLNQGELLIDSQMGKGTNVTARFDSAVS; encoded by the coding sequence ATGACCTTGCTCAACATTGCCTGGCTACTCATTGCAGTAATGATTCTTGTTGCAATTGCCAACGCTTATTTTCACAAATACGACAGGGTGTTCAGCAACGCATTTAATATTATCTTTTCGTATCTGCCTACGCTTTGGCTTGCCTATAAACACAAAATAAACCGCGCTGCCTGGTATTGTGTCGGATCTTTGTACATTACGATACTCCTCGCCTTTTTCCTGAGGCTAGCCACAGGTCATGAGACTGACCTGGACTTACACATAACAGGTCTTTGCATTATGTCGCTGATTCTACTCGACGGAAAAGCCTCGTTATTGATGGCTCTACTAACGGCCTTCACCTATTTTTTATGTAGAGTACTTCTCATTTATTATATCCTTACTCCATTCGAGATCGGCCACTTTGTAGACGGAACTACTGTTTTCAGCCTAATCATTTACTTTGGCTACATTGTCAGGAGAACAGCGCTTAAGATGCAGCGGGAGATTAGTGAACAGAACTATATGCTCATCAACGCTAATTCATTAAAAGATAAGCTGTTCGGCATCATTGGCCACGACCTGCTCCACAACGCCATTAAGTTCACCCCGGCGGGCGGCTCCATTCACGTCAGCACCGGCCAGCATGACCACACCGGCTGGCTGCGCATCACCGACTCGGGGGTGGGTATGCCCATCAGCCGACCGGCCTCGTTGTCGGGGCAGGTCATTCCCAGCCGGGGCACGGCGGGCGAGAAAGGGACGGGGCTGGGCCTGGAGCTATGCCGGGAGTTCATGCGGCTCAACCAGGGTGAGCTGCTCATCGACAGTCAGATGGGAAAAGGAACGAATGTAACCGCTCGCTTTGACAGTGCAGTAAGTTAG